The stretch of DNA GCCCGGCACGTCTGGTGGCCGCCACGCTGGCCCGCACCTATGGCGAGCGCATCCAGATCGTGGAGCCCTACGCCACCCAGCTCCCCCGCGAGTTCGAGGGCACCGGCGCCACCCAGATCGACCTCGACACCGCGCTGGAGGATTGCGACATCCTGCTGGTGCTCGTCGATCACGACATCTTCCGCCACGTGCCGCTGGCCGAGCGCGCGGGCAAGATCGTCTATGACACGCGCGGCATCTGGCCCGACCAGCCCAAGCCCGTGGTGGACGCCGACGCGCTCCGTCTGGTGGGCTGAACGACGCCCGGCTGAACGAAAAAACGGGAGGGCTCAACAAGCCCTCCCGTTCATCGGGCGTTCATGTAAAACCGGCAGTTAGGCTATGTAAAAATCCCATAGCAATCTGTGAGGTTCCATGCCTGCATTTCGCGCTTTGCAATCGCCTGCCGTCCTTCCAGCCCGGCTTTCGGCATGGCGGTCCCCCGCCGCGACATGTCTGGCCACCGGCGCCCTGCTGATGCTGTCGGCCTGCGATTCCCAGCCCGATGCGCCGGCAGCGGCCTCCGACGCCAGCAGCGAAAGCGCCTATGTTTCCAAGGGCAGCTTCCAGTGCCACGCGGGCAAGCCCTGGCAGAAGGTTCAGGTCACCTCCACCGCCGATGTCGCCCCCGGCGCCACCGCCAAGATCACGGTGGAAACCCCGCCCGCCATCATGCCGACGCTGACCGGCGACAAGGCTTTCCTCTTCTGTCAGGCCGACCAGACCCCCTGTGTCGGCACCTCCTGCCACGGCAACCCGCCGGTCGACTTCATCGGCGAAAAGGGCGAAAGCGGCCTCACCTGGGAAAGCAAGGAAAGCGCGGGCGGCAATGACCGCAAGATCACCTTCACCGCGCTGGCGCATAATTCCGATCTGAAAGAGACGCATCACGTCACGCTGACGCTGGATCTCTCCACTCCGAATTGATCGGGCCCGACGTGACGGGAATGCGGGGCGCCATCACCACGCCCCGCATCCCATTCAAAGCGCCAGAAGGCTCCGCAGGCTGCGCGCCACGAATTTGGCCGTCATGCCATAACCGCGCTGGGGCGTGGGATGGCGGTTGTCGATGTAGCGGCCCAGCGGATTGCCGATCTCCCAACTGACGAACAGCCGCCCGAAGTCGATCAGCGGCAGGTTGTTGGCCAGCGCCAGATCGCGGATCACCTGCACATATTGCCCTTGCGTCGGATAGGCCGAGAGGTTGCTGGGGAAGGGAATGCTCAGGATCACATCCGTGGTGGGCAGCAGGGCCGCGATGATCGCCTGCATATTGGCCCGGAAGGTGGCCACGGGCACGCCGTTCGACCAATCGTTGATGCCCAGATTGATAAAGGCCGCGACCGGCCTGATCGCCGCCAGAACCGACAAAGGCGAACGGTTGTTGGTGGTGGCCGCCCAATCCACGCTCGACGATCCGGCCTTGGCCATATTCGCCAGCATCACTTTGGGCGCGGTCGAGTTGCGCAGGGTCATCCCCTGCACGCGCGGATTGCCCGCGACCTTGGTGACAAGCACCGGCTCGCTGCCCAGCGCCTTGCTCAGGGTCGAGAGCGTGTAATTGCTGGACGTAAGCACCACATTGGTCACCGCGCCCGAGCCGAACTGCACCCCCACCGTGCTGGCCGTGCCGCCGGAGGAGAGGATCAGGTCGAGCTTGTCATAGGCCTTGGTCGGCGTGAAGGTGATCGCCCCCGTCGCGGCATCGAGCGAGAGCGGATAGCCCCCGATCGAAAAGTCACCACCAAAACCAACCCCCGCCCCCAGCGTCAGGCGCGGGTCATAGGCGGGCAGATCGGACACCGTGGTGGTGCTGATCTGATTGCCGTACCAGCCATTCTCGTCGATGGCCATGAAGGGCGAGATCAGCGGCAGCACCTTCCACGGATAGGAGTTCGACTTGAGGTCGCCCGCCCCGCGCGTGCCCGCCATGGTGCTGTCGCCGATGAAGGCGAACAGCGTCTGGGTGAGCGCCACCCCGTTTTCCGCATCGAGCAGGGCGTTGCTCAGGCGCGGCACCAGAGTCGCATCGATGCGCTCGCCGCCGAAATGGCTGGCGCCCGCCGCCACCGCATTGCCGGCCGCGCGGGCCTTCAGATAGGCTGCTGCTGCTGAAACCATGGGGCCCCTCCCTTACTGCGCGATGCGATAGGTGAGCGAACCCGCGCTCAGCGTGACCGCCATATAATAGCTGGCCGCCGCGTCGCTCTCGGTGGCGACCTGCTCGTTGACGATGCTGCCGGTGACGCCGGTAAAGGACCAGCTCGCCCAGACATCGCCCCCGGCCGTCAGCCCGGCCATCGTCGCGCCGCCATCGGTGGAGCGCAGCAATTGCGCCTTGCCGCTGGCGCCGGTGCCCACCAGCGTGGCCCAGATCTCCCGCGCGAGCTGCGGGGTGAAAGGCCCCTGATTGTGCGCTGCGGTATCGGTGATGCTGCCCACCAGCGGCGCCGAGCTGGCGGCAAAGGCCTGCGCGCCCGCCACCGGCAGGGGCGCGGCCTGGCTGACGGTCACCGCCTTGCCCTGCCCATCGGCAAAACCCGAGGCATGCACGGGCACGAAGCCGGCAGGCTGGGCGATCGGAACACTTCCTTGCATGGCTGCCTCCTGAATTGATCACAATGTTCGATTTATGTTCCTTATGTGAGGGCAGACCGAGTAGGAAAGGCGAAAGTGAAGAACCGGCCGGAGCACATCAGGCCACCGCCCAAATGCCGCAACGCAACAATGATCGGTTGCCATTTTCGTCAGGGCGTCGATATATCGGTTTATGCCTAGTTGGGCGGCCCATGGGACCTGTCCGTGCGGGCCTGCGGTTTTTCGGGGCCAAAATTTTTTGGGGCCACAATTTTCGGGGGACATCGTGGCCATCAGGGTGATGCATATCATCACGCATCTCGATCTGGGCGGGGCCGAAGGCGTGGCGATGCAGCTTGTCGAGGGACTCGCGGGCGACGTCGATTCGGCGGTCTTCGCGGTGCTGCGCGACAAGACACTGTCCACCATCGGCGCCGACATGGCCGCGACGGCTCAAAGACTGGGCGTGCCGGTATTTTTCGGCACCGGGCGCGGCTTCAAGTCGGGCGGCGTGGTGCTGGCCGCGCTGGCGCTGGCCAAAGCGGTGCGCCAATTCCGCCCCGATGTGCTGCATGTCCATACCGAGATCCCCGAGCTGACCCTTGCGGTCGCCTGCGCGCTCTCCCCCCCGCATCGCCCGCACGCCGCTGCTGCGCACGGTGCACAACAGTGTGCTGTGGATTTCATGGGGCGGAATCGGGCGCTGGGTGACGCGGCGGCTGGCGCATGGCACGGCGGTCGCGTGTTCGCACGCGGCTGCCGATTCCGACGCCGCCATCGCCGCCGGGGTCGAGCGCCCCCGCGCCGCGGTGATCTACAACTCCGTCACCCCGCCGCCCGTGGTCACGCCGCGCCCTTCGCCCTCACCCTTCCGCCTGCTGTTTGCCGGGCGGCTGGTCGAGCAGAAGGGCGCCGATCTGCTACCCGCCATCCTGCAACAGGCGCAGGCTCTGGCCAGCCGAGCGGATGTGGTGGTGACCGTGGCTGGCGAAGGCACGCTTCACGCCGAACTGGCGGCGGCCTTCGTGCAAGGCTCCGGGCGCTGGCAGGTCGAGATGGTGCCGCCCATCGCCCAGCTTTCACGCCATCTGGGCGACTATGACGCGGTGCTGCAGCCCTCGCGCTTTGAAGGTTTCGGGCTGTTTCAGCTTGAGGTGCTGATGGCCGGGCTGCCGCTGATCACCTGCCACGCGCCCGGTTTGGCCGAGGTGCTGCCGGATGCCTATCCGCTGGCCACCCAGCCGGGTGACGTCGCGGCTTTGGCGCGGGTTTTGGCCGGTCTGGTCGACGATCCCGACTCTCACCGCCGCGCCGCCACCACTTACCGCGCGGCGCTGGTCGAGCGCTTCGCGCCTGCCCCAATGCTGGCGGCCTATCTCCAAACCTATCGCGCCTGCGCAGGAGCACAGAAATGAGTGTCATCGTCGCGATCAAGGCCCTCAATGAGGAGGCGCATATCGCGGCCGCGCTGGAAAGCGCGCTGGCCCAGACCGAAGCGCTGGGCGGACGCGTGGTGCTGGGCGACAGCGGATCGCGCGATGCCACGGTGGAGATCGCCCGGCGCTATCCGGGGGTGAGCATCGTGCAACTGGCCGACCCCAGCCAACGCTGCTGCGGCGCCGGGGCGCAACTGGCCTTTCAGGGCGCGCTGCAGGCGGCGGGCGGGCAGGATTACCTCTATCTGCTCGACGGCGACATGGTGCTCCAGCCCGAGATGCTGAGTGCGGGCATCACCTTTTTGCGCGAACATCCCGGCCACGCCGCCGTGGCGGGGCAGGTGATCGAGGCCAACACGCAGAGCATCGAATTCGAGGCACGCGCCCGCAACGACAAGGCCAAGCGCAAGGCGCCCACGGAGGAGGTCGACCGGCTCGACTGCGGCGGGCTCTATCGGCTGAGCGCGCTGCGCGATCTGGGCTATTTCGCCGACCGCAATCTGCATGCCTTCGAGGAGTTCGATCTGGGCGCCCGTCTGGTGGCCAAGGGCTGGAAGCTGGCACGCATCGATGTGCCCGGCGTGCAGCATCACGGCCATGCCATGGGCGGCCTGCCGCTGGTGTGGAAGCGCATCACCAGCGGCTATGCCGGGGGCACCGGCGAGGTGGTGCGCGCCGCCATCGAGCAGGGGCGCCTGCCCAAGATGCTGCGCGGCTTCTCGCATCTGCGCCATGCCGCGATGGTGGTGGCCTGGTGGGCCTTCCTGCTGCTGAGCCTGCTGGCGGGCTGGTGGTGGGTGCTGCTGGGCGCGCTGGCGCTGCCGGTGGCCTTTCTGGGGGCAAGGCGCCGCAGCCTGCGCCACGGGCTCTATTCGCTGGCAACGTGGAACATGCATGCCGTGGGGCTACTGCAGGGCCTGTTTCGCCCCCGCATCCCCCCGCGCCAGCCGCTCGACATGGTGGTGCTTCAGGACGGCACTGCGTGAGAGGATTCACCGGCAAGATGGCGTGGACGGTGGGGGGGTTCTTCGCCTCCTCCGGCCTGCGCTTCATCCTCAACATCATCCTCTCGCGGCTGCTCGCGCCAGAGATCATGGGGGTGATGGTGGTGGTCAACGCCGTGCGGCTGGGGATCGAGCTGCTGACCGATGTCGGCATCGAGCAGAACATCATCCACCACCCCGACGGCCTGACCCGCCCCTTCCGTGACACCGCATGGACGATGCAGGTGATGCGCGGCGTATTCCTCAGCGCGCTGTTCGCTCTGGCCGCGCCCTTTCTGGCCGAGGCCTATCACATCGATGTGCGGATCTTCCTGCTGGCGGCCTGCTCGCCGTTCCTTGGCGGGCTGCATTCCACCGCCGTCTTCGTGCTGGTCAAGCAGATGGAGGTGCGCCGCCGCAACCAGTTCGAAATCGGCAGCGAGGCGCTGGCCTTCGCCGTCTCGGTGACGCTGGCCTGGACCCTGCGCTCGGTCTGGGCGCCCGCGCTGGCGCTGGTGGCCAGCGTGGCGATCCGCTCGGCGCTCAGCTATCTGCTGCCCGATGCGCGGCAGGGTTTTCGGATGGATGCCGCGATCCGGCAGCGGATCGTCCATTTCGGCAAATGGATCATGGTCACCTCGCTGGTGATGTATGCCGCCACCAATCTCGACCGGCTCTATCTGGGCCGCGCCGTGCCCATCGCGCTGGTGGGCATCTATGGCATCGCCCGCGCCATCGCCGACCTGCCGACCACGCTGGCCCGCCGCCTGAGCTATCAGATCATTTTCCCCGCCATCGTCGCCGCCCGCAATGGCGAGGCGGAAGGCGTGGAGCACCATATGGCACGATCCCGACTGGTGTTCGTGGCTGGCGTCTGCGGCGCGCTGGCGGTGGGATCGGGCATCGGGGACTGGCTGATCGGCCTGCTTTACGATCCGCGCTATGCCAGCGCAGGATGGATTCTGGGCGTGCTGCTGATCGGCGGGATTTTTGCCGTGCTTTCCAACCTCAATGAGGCGCTGCTGCTCGGCGTGGGGCGGCCCGCGCTCAGCAGCTATGCCAATGCCGCGCGTTTCGCCACCATGGCGGTGCTGCTGCCGCTGGGGCTGCATCTCGGGGGCTTTCCCGGCGCGGTGATGGCCATCGCTTTCGTGGAGATTTGCCAATATGGCTATATTTCGGCAGGGCTGCTGCGCATGAAGCTGGGCTATTGGCGGCAGGACGGGCTTGCTCTGATCTTCGCCGCCGCCGTGCTGGCCGGGGTCTGCGCCCTGCGGCTGGCTTTGGGCCTTGATCTCTCTTTCACGCCGATCCGGGGGCTTTTGCCATGACGCGCCTGCTTATCGTCCAATATGCCGGAGATTACCGCGAGGCCCGCCAGCGCATCATGCAGGACGGCAGCGAGATCTATTACGGCCATTCCTATGTCCTCGACCAGCTCGACCATCTGGCCAGTCGCCATGGCGAGGCCGCCTTCATGTGCTGTCTCGCCCCGCATTATGTCGAAAAGCTGGACAATGGCGTGACGCTGATGGGCGCCAATGCCGGGCGGCGCGGCGGGATCGACCCGGCCCCGGTGATCCGCATGATCGCCGATTACGACCCCACCCATCTGATCGTCCACGGCCCCCTGAACGCCCTGCTGCGCGACGGGCTGAAGCGCGACATTCACCTCGGCTGCATTCTGGCCGACAGTTTCAACATGCATCCGCTCGACCGCTGGCTGCGCTTCGGGCGGTTGCCGGGGCTGCTGAACGACAGCCGCGTGACGCTGGTGGCCAATCACGGGGTCAATTCGGCGCGCTCGCTGGTGAAGCTGGGGGTGCAGGCGGAGAAGGTCATCCCCTGGGACTATCCGCAGATGCGCCGCCCCGAGCATTGGCCGGTGAAGGCGGCGCCCGCGCAAGGCAAGCTTGAACTGCTCTATGTCGGCTCGATCGGGCGCAAAAAGGGGGTGGGCGATGTGATCGACGCGCTGGCCCTGCTGCAACACCGTCCCGAAATCGTGCTGAAAATCGCCGGCGCCGGCCAGCGCGAAAGATTCGAGGCACGCGCCCAAAAGATGGGCGTGGCCGACCGGGTGGAGTTCCTCGGTCTGGTCCCCAACGGCCGGATCATGGAGATGATGCATGCCAGCG from Novosphingobium sp. encodes:
- a CDS encoding glycosyltransferase family 4 protein codes for the protein MRSPARSPPRIARTPLLRTVHNSVLWISWGGIGRWVTRRLAHGTAVACSHAAADSDAAIAAGVERPRAAVIYNSVTPPPVVTPRPSPSPFRLLFAGRLVEQKGADLLPAILQQAQALASRADVVVTVAGEGTLHAELAAAFVQGSGRWQVEMVPPIAQLSRHLGDYDAVLQPSRFEGFGLFQLEVLMAGLPLITCHAPGLAEVLPDAYPLATQPGDVAALARVLAGLVDDPDSHRRAATTYRAALVERFAPAPMLAAYLQTYRACAGAQK
- a CDS encoding SGNH/GDSL hydrolase family protein; translated protein: MVSAAAAYLKARAAGNAVAAGASHFGGERIDATLVPRLSNALLDAENGVALTQTLFAFIGDSTMAGTRGAGDLKSNSYPWKVLPLISPFMAIDENGWYGNQISTTTVSDLPAYDPRLTLGAGVGFGGDFSIGGYPLSLDAATGAITFTPTKAYDKLDLILSSGGTASTVGVQFGSGAVTNVVLTSSNYTLSTLSKALGSEPVLVTKVAGNPRVQGMTLRNSTAPKVMLANMAKAGSSSVDWAATTNNRSPLSVLAAIRPVAAFINLGINDWSNGVPVATFRANMQAIIAALLPTTDVILSIPFPSNLSAYPTQGQYVQVIRDLALANNLPLIDFGRLFVSWEIGNPLGRYIDNRHPTPQRGYGMTAKFVARSLRSLLAL
- a CDS encoding glycosyltransferase; this translates as MTRLLIVQYAGDYREARQRIMQDGSEIYYGHSYVLDQLDHLASRHGEAAFMCCLAPHYVEKLDNGVTLMGANAGRRGGIDPAPVIRMIADYDPTHLIVHGPLNALLRDGLKRDIHLGCILADSFNMHPLDRWLRFGRLPGLLNDSRVTLVANHGVNSARSLVKLGVQAEKVIPWDYPQMRRPEHWPVKAAPAQGKLELLYVGSIGRKKGVGDVIDALALLQHRPEIVLKIAGAGQRERFEARAQKMGVADRVEFLGLVPNGRIMEMMHASAAVIVPSRHAFPEGLPLTLYEALASRTPVIASDHPMFSGHIEHGHSALVFPAGQPRALAQQIETLLSDPALYARISEGAAQAWQRMQIPVRWGEMVDRWVAGSDEDRAWLDGHTLASNPSPHI
- a CDS encoding glycosyltransferase family A protein, whose protein sequence is MSVIVAIKALNEEAHIAAALESALAQTEALGGRVVLGDSGSRDATVEIARRYPGVSIVQLADPSQRCCGAGAQLAFQGALQAAGGQDYLYLLDGDMVLQPEMLSAGITFLREHPGHAAVAGQVIEANTQSIEFEARARNDKAKRKAPTEEVDRLDCGGLYRLSALRDLGYFADRNLHAFEEFDLGARLVAKGWKLARIDVPGVQHHGHAMGGLPLVWKRITSGYAGGTGEVVRAAIEQGRLPKMLRGFSHLRHAAMVVAWWAFLLLSLLAGWWWVLLGALALPVAFLGARRRSLRHGLYSLATWNMHAVGLLQGLFRPRIPPRQPLDMVVLQDGTA
- a CDS encoding oligosaccharide flippase family protein; its protein translation is MRGFTGKMAWTVGGFFASSGLRFILNIILSRLLAPEIMGVMVVVNAVRLGIELLTDVGIEQNIIHHPDGLTRPFRDTAWTMQVMRGVFLSALFALAAPFLAEAYHIDVRIFLLAACSPFLGGLHSTAVFVLVKQMEVRRRNQFEIGSEALAFAVSVTLAWTLRSVWAPALALVASVAIRSALSYLLPDARQGFRMDAAIRQRIVHFGKWIMVTSLVMYAATNLDRLYLGRAVPIALVGIYGIARAIADLPTTLARRLSYQIIFPAIVAARNGEAEGVEHHMARSRLVFVAGVCGALAVGSGIGDWLIGLLYDPRYASAGWILGVLLIGGIFAVLSNLNEALLLGVGRPALSSYANAARFATMAVLLPLGLHLGGFPGAVMAIAFVEICQYGYISAGLLRMKLGYWRQDGLALIFAAAVLAGVCALRLALGLDLSFTPIRGLLP